The DNA sequence GGGAAAGATGTCAAGACTGTATTAGAGAGTGTTGAGGATCTTTATCCCGACAACAATAACTTCCCGGGTTTACAAGCACCTCAGGATCTCGAAATAGGTGAATCTGCGAATGAAGGTGCCTATACTGATGAAAATGCGGCCTTACCTGTAGCGTCCGATAGTTCAGATGACGATAACATTGCCGATCTTTTCTCGGAAGGTaacgatgaagaggaaagagatgttTTTGACGACCCTCTGGCAGATGTATTTTCTGAGCTACCCTCTGACGAACACCGAGAGCCGAATGCGCCCCTGGCTCACACTTCCACCGATTATAAGCCATTCTTCGACCGGACAGAAGGCTCTTCAAGCAGACATAGTACTAACTCTTATGCACAAGGTCAGCTGGAACATATCAATAGCCAGGCGAAGATCAGAGAGGACATACGGAGGGCAGAGAGAACCCTCAAGCGTTCAGAAAGTGAAGTAATTGATCATGTCCACTTTAACAAGCGGCCGAAGTACGCCCCGAAAAGTCGCGTCCAAAATTCGGAACATCATAATGAAGAATGGGTTCAACATGAAGGTGATCGATCTTCCAATGTCAAATTCGAGGATATGGATCCTAGGCATGAACCATCTAAGGGTTCGCCTTCGCAGTCACAGCCTCTTACACAATCAAGGGGTTATCCCAAAGGCAGCGGACAGAACAGCAGGCTCAGTTTTCCAGTCGTCAAGGATCCAAACGACCCCATGACTATCTTGCGCTTCAGCCAGGATGGTGGTCCTTCAAAGGCAACGCGGGAGTTAGCAGACTTAGCCGAACCCAATATAGACGCTTCGGAAGATGCGAGCGAAGATAAGAGCTCGCTGCCATTACTAGTGTTGTCCACAGAAAGCAAGTCCAATGAATCAAGCTCTTTTCTATCAGTGATGGCACCGATGATCTATGAAACTTTCAACATACCACAGAACACGCGGATATGCTGTTTACGGCGCCCCTGCCCCAGTCCTAGTGAGGTGTTGTCTACCCTTAGCGATTATGACTATCCGGCTGTTATCTATGACAAAGCCCATTACAGTGACCAGGGTGATGTGCCAGATCGTCCACGAGACTATGCAGGCAGGGAATTCCGCTTACAAGGCAGTGGGATACATTATCTCCCTGACTTTGATCCCACCGGCCGGTCACCTGCGATGCTTGGCGAACAAACTTCGATACTAAGAGATAgacaagagcaagagcaAATTGACCAGCATCTCAGGGAGTCTTGTACCTCTAGAGTGTGGGAGTTCGCCCCCGTGCCGCCAAGCCGCTCCGAAGTTATACAGTGGTTCGAGAGCAGACAACAAGAACCGAAGGCTGAAACTGTGCAGCCAGAGAGGCATTTACACGAACCGAACACAAAGCTTAACGTCCTCTCACAGATCGAGGGCCCAACGCAAAAGAACGAATATGGATTTAAGTATTCACAGAAAGGAAGGTCTACTAGTGTCGAACATCAGACCCAGTATATGAGCATAATGAGCTTAGAGGTTCATGTTAATACGCGTGGAGTACTTGCCCCAAACccagaagaggatgagataTCCTGCATCTCTTGGTGTATACAGTCAGATGACGAGGATCTCGACGTTAATAGTCACCTTTCGGGTGTCCGTGTTGGTATGGTATTTCAGGGTGAATATGACAAACCCGAAGAAACGCTTTCTAAGGCTTTGAGAATCGACTTGGAACATGAGCCAACGGAGCTGGACTTGATTAACAGACTAGTGGATCTTGTTAGACTGTATGACCCAGACATTATCACCGGGTATGAAGTTCACAACGGCTCTTGGGGATACGTGATTGAGAGAGCTAGAAAGAAGTATGATTTTGACATATGTGACGAACTATCGAGAGTGAAGTCACAGGCGCACGGCAGGTTTGGTAAGGATGCTGACCGATGGGGATTCAACCACACATCTTCCATTCGAGTAAGCGGACGACATATGATCAATATCTGGCGAGCCATGAGGAGTGAGCTGAACCTGCTTCAATATAGCATGGAGAACGTCGTATTCCACCTATTGCATCGACGAATACCTCATTACTCGTTTCGCGATCTCACTGAATGGTACCAGAGTGGAAAGCCTCGCGATCTAATGAAAGTCGTCGACTATTTCGTCTCTCGAGTGCAAATGAATCTTGAGATCCTAGAATCAAATGAGCTAGTACCGAGAATCAGTGAGCAGGCACGACTGCTAGGCATCGACTTCTACTCGGTGTTTTCTCGAGGTTCCCAGTTCAAAGTCGAGTCTTTGATGTTCCGGATTGCAAAACCCGAGAACTTCCTACTCGTTTCACCGAGCAAGAAACAAGTTGGCCAGCAAAATGCTCTCGAATGTCTTCCATTGGTAATGGAACCCCAGAGTGACTTCTATACCAGTCCCCTCATAGTCTTGGATTTCCAATCACTGTATCCTAGCATCATGATTGCCTATAATTACTGCTACTCGACCTTCCTGGGACGAGTACATCAATGGCGAGGCCGAGACAAGATGGGATTTACAGAATACCAAAGACAGCCACGACTGCTAGAACTATtcaaggacaagatcaacatcGCACCAAACGGCATGATGTACGCGAAGCCCGAAGTACGTAGATCGCTGCTCGCAAGGATGCTCGCCGAGATCCTCGAGACACGGGTCATGGTCAAGACCGGAATGAAGATGGACAAGGACGACAAGGCGCTGCAACGTCTTCTCAACAACAGACAACTCGCCCTCAAATTAATAGCGAACGTCACGTACGGCTACACATCAGCATCATTTTCAGGGCGAATGCCCTGTTCCGAAATAGCAGACAGCATCGTCCAATCGGGGCGAGAGACACTAGAAAAAGCCATTGCCCTGATCCATTCTGTAGAGCGCTGGGGCGCCGAGGTCGTATACGGAGACACAGACAGTCTCTTCGTCTACCTCAAAGGACGCACTCGCGACGAAGCCTTCGACATCGGCGAAGAAATCGCCAAAGCCGTAACAGAAACGAACCCCTCGCCAGTCAAACTCAAGTTCGAAAAAGTCTACCACCCATGCGTTCTTCTAGCCAAGAAACGCTACGTCGGCTTCAAATACGAGCACAGAGACCAGAAAGAACCCGAGTTCGACGCAAAGGGTATCGAAACAGTCCGCCGAGACGGCACACCAGCCGAGCagaagatcgaagaaaaggcccTGAAGCTCCTCTTCCGCACGGCAGATCTAAGCCAAGTGAAACGCTACTTCCAGAAACAGTGCACGAAGATCCTCCAAGGACGAGTCTCCATTCAAGACTTCTGCTTCGCTAGAGAAGTAAAGCTCGGCACATATAGCGAGCGAGGCCTACCTCCCCCGGGCGCCTTAATCAGCACCAAGAAAATGCTCGAAGATCCCCGTCTAGAGCCCCAGTATGGAGAACGAGTACCTTACGTCGTCGTAACAGGTGCTCCAGGTTCAAGGTTGATCGACCGCTGCGTACCACCCGAGACACTCCTACATGATGCACAATTAGAACTCGATGCCGAATACTACATTACTAAGAACATCATCCCGCCTCTAGAACGAATCTTCAACCTCGTGGGCGCCAACGTCCGCCAGTGGTATGATGAAATGCCCAAAGTGCAACGTATTCGCCGGGTAGAAGGAACGGTAACTTCTACCGGCAAGGACGCCAGAAAGACTACCCTTGAATCATATATGAAATCTTCAACCTGTATCGTCTGCAAAGCCAAGCTGGATGATACTGATGTTCCGGTCTGTGCTGAGTGCATACGACAGCCGCATATCTCTTTGCTTGATTTGGTTACTCGCCAACGACATGCGGAGAAGAGCGTTTCTGATCTTCTGCGTGTTTGCCGGTCTTGTATGGGTGTTCCGTTTGGTGATGAGGTGAAGTGTGATAGCAAGGATTGTCCTGTTTTCTATTCGAGGACTAGATATGTGGCTAATTGGAGGCATACTAAGGCCGTTTTGGACCCCGTGATCAAGTTATTGCAGGATAAGAGTGAGAGTGAGCTAGAATGGTAGAGTAGGGGTAGATGACTGTTATTGCGCAACCTATCAAGAAACGAGGCGTTGGTCACTAGAGGGAAGTTTTGGTGTTTATCTATGAGGATTCCCTGGGAACCGGTGGTATGGGTAATGTAGTCATAAGATCGTGTTTGTTAATTTGCTCAATTACTGTGTATTATCATCCTCCTATGGTACGATAGTTCATATTGACGATGGTTCcagcaatatcaatatctcaCCCGAATGCAACAGAAGTCGCCAGTCTTTCTTCACGTGCGCAACTATGCTTCTCACTCTTTTTAGAACCCTAGCAGTTCGTTTAGCTTATCAAGAGCAGTAGGCTTGAgatcgtcctcctcctcgactaTTTCAACCCATTTCTCGCTTACAACTTCGTTGAATGTGCTATTGGACACGTCCGCACTTTGAACAACACACCCACCGCCAGTGCTGCCACCGCTGGGACTGCCGCTGCGCTGTATGGTGtcaacagccatggcaggAGTGGTAGTATCCATACTCTGTATGACGCACCCACCACCAATACTACCGTTGCAACTCGGAGACTGACTGTACTTGGGGATATCACTGAAGTCCAGCAAGCTTAAATCTGCTTCGATAGGAACGTCTGACAGCGCCGCATCAGTGGACGAAGCCAGCTCATGTGGCCCAGAGGTTGAGAGCCCAAAATCAAGAAGTTGCTCCAAAGACTCGACATTATCACTGAAGCTCAGAGGCATAGAGGCAGCTGGGACTATACTACAACGACaggggaggggagaggtAGGGTCCAGGTCATCAGTGAACAGACCAAAGGGGTCGTTATCGACAACAGGGATGCCTCCCGGGACTTCAAAATGCCCCAGCGCAATCTTCCCTAGGATATGTGGGAAAATCCATGGGAAGCTGATCAGAGGCAACTGATCTATTTTGGGCGTTGGTTTATGGAAGAATTTATTGCCTGTCGTCGAGTTTTCAGCACGGTACTTATTAAGCGCATCGGACATCTCCTCGTTGGTGACGCGGTACATAGCGAGGGCTAGAGGGGCAAGCTGGTCAAAATTGCGGCCTCCGACCTTCTCGTAGCATTGTTTTTTGAATGTATCGCGGAGTGTAGCGGAGATTGCACCTATCTCTTCATGAAATTTATAATCCTTGCTTGTGTTGGCGTGGCCGAGGACAAATGTAGACCAGATTTCGAATTCCGTTTTGATCTCGTGCTGTGCCATAATTCGGCGCATTGCGTCATCATATTGTCCTTTGAGGTTCTTCGCGAATGTGAGTAGGTCATCCGGGACCTCAATCTCACAGTTAAGGAGCCGCTTGTCAAAGGGCATTTCGAGGCTGGGGACGAAGTCAATTCGCTCAACAGCGTCATACAGCTGGCCCAGGATTTTGTTTGAGTGGTAGATCCTGTCTTTGGGCTTGTTGAATTTCTCCATGAAGTGTGGCCACTTACGAGGCTCAAGGTTGCGTGTCAATATGGCCGGGATGCCTGTCTTGTTGTAATCGACTGCGTCGGAATGTAGCTGGGCTAGCCGGATGCACTTCTCTTCGTTGAcaccatcttcgaggaagtCAGCCAAGGCAAGATGGGCATGGGCAATCCTAGGAAGAAAATCATTCTTCATGTATGTGACAAAGAAGGAGGTTATGTCGTTGACTGTCACATCCCTATCAAGGTCCTGAGCTTTGTTGCTAGTATACTTCATAGGCTCACGAAACCAGTCCTTGGGCAATAGGTCCTGATCCCAGATGACGATGTAATCATCGCCATCCAAATCTCCGCCTGAGCACATGCTTGCTATATCTCGATCGCCCGTCTGCGGCAAGACAACCACGTCTTGAAGATGGCGCAACTGGGGAACATTGACTGCTCTCACGACACGGATGTCACCCGGGTGGAGGGAAGGGTTACGGGCAAGGATACAGACCCCTTCAATTACCTCAGACTTTTTGTCGGCTTCCGGGCGAGATACCTGGACAAAGATTTCAGGCAGGGCAGCAGTCTTTTCTTCGACTGAAGCGTCATTGCCCGGAACCTTATCGTGAAAGTACCCCTGGAGAAGCCCTGTTTCATCCATGCAACCCAAAAGACATGCCCCTTGGTCGACAGCAATCCTGgccttctctttcaaatATTTAAGATGCCATGCCCTCCACAGTGTTAGAACAGAGGTCAAGAAAGGCTCTTTCGATCTCCTGAAACCATCGAGGACCATTTGACTGATTGTGAGGGTCATCTGATTTGGATCTACATATTTCTTGAGCCAGTAGATAGCCTGTGGATCGCTCTCCAATGCTTGATCGAGTCCCTGTAGCATGGTGTGGAGTTTTGCATGGAATACTTGGTCCGGAATACCTAGCGTTGACAACACGATGATGAGCTGTCGATTCAGCGTGGCCATAGAGAATTGAGACCAGCGAACGATTTCCAACCCGTTGTGGATAGCTGCAAATTTGAACTGGCTCTTTCGAATGTGTACTTCTTGGCGCTGGGCCTCGGAGGAGACAGCGAGCATTCCCTTACAGCCGCCCAAACGGAACTGAAATGCAGAGGGAGGCTCTCCGGTTGGTGTTTTAATCTTGAGTTCCGACATAGACATTTGAGCAAGAAACCGCGAGATCCTCCCGACACCATCGGAGAAGTTATACCCGTTACGTTCGACGTCCTCGATCTTAACTACGTCTACTGGACAACCAGCAATGGCCCGGGTCGTCGAGAAGCATTGCCCCAACCTTGCAGCATGCTTAGCAACATTACGTATGCTGTTGAAGTGTCCCATCCAGGCACGGATATTGGCAGCTGTAAGATTTGGTAAAGGAGCGAAGAAGTAGGCACCATGCTCACGGAATTGGGAATTACCAAACGCGAGGAATTCGTAGCGCCTATCGCCAATCACAATACCGTTGGTCAATGCTCTCTTAATGCGAGTAAATATTTCGTCCATTGTACTGTCAGTCGTGGAATTGATTCGACCTAGCAGCTTCTCGTCCGTAAATCGTACTCGAAGGAAGCGATCTGCATGCTCGATAAAGCGTCTGATGACGCGGTTGGAGATGTCCACTGTTGGCGTGTTGTAATAGATGGTGCTTGGTGTGATTCTGGCTGAATGCATATAACAGCAGTAAGGGGGGATCTTCGCTTGAGTCACCCCTTTGATGAACTTCAGGTCGAAGATCTTCATCGGGTCATAATACACCTGCTTCTTCGCGGACACATGCTCCAAGAGCTTCACCGCTTGCGTCTCTCCGAGTTCAGACAGTTTGACAGCAAATTCGCGGGTCATCGTGAACTCGGAAAGATACCCGTTCGAGATACACACCTCAAGTTGGTAGCGGACCTGAAAGGGCAAATGAACAAAGTTATGGTCGAAGAGATCTTCCAACGAACAtgccttccttggtggtTGGGAGTCAGACAAATCAATCCACTTCCAAATGGGCGGATTCATCTCCACGTTCGTGTCCCACTGGGTAAACCGATCTGTGTCTTGAAACGTGACGTTGTAGTCTTTGAGAATATCGCACAAAAGCGTCAGCTTCCCTTTGAAATCAGCATCTCTAGGATACGTTATCTTGAAGGTGTTCCAACGACCTACAAAATTAATCAACACTAGTCCTGTGTAACAGTCGTAAGGGTAGACACTCACCTATGTCTATCACagcctttgcctttttcAGACCGATAGGAAGGTAAGGTAACTCTAACGCATTGCGGACTATATATGTCTGCCGGTACCAGGTCTCCGACTCTCTCCATGTATTGTTTTCCTCTGAATGAGTTACATCAATATTGTTGATGCGACGATGATAAAGTGGAGGCGAGTCTAGCACTATGAAATGCGATATATCTCCTGTTACGGTATCTCGCACCTGGAAGATCCAACTTAGTTGGACGAAGGGGATCTTCAGGCGATATTCCTGAAGCATACCGCTGGCTGGAGTGGGTTTATAGCCCGGGGTGAAGATGGGAAGCTGGAAGTACACGAACAGAGCTTTTTGCTTCAGATTAAGCACTAGTCGGGAGCTCTCATTCTCGCCAGAGCCGACAGAACGCATTGGAAGCATCGTTGTCTCACTGAGCAGTACACCTATATCCATAGACAGGATTGGCAATTTCTACATAGAAAGTCAGAGCCCCGAAAAGTCGATCCATGAAGCATTACACTTACGACTTCAACTGGGTATGAGACGCCAGAACGGACCGGACTAGCGATCTGAGGTTCTTCACGATTCAAGTCAAGTCCAATGTTGATGACTGACGTTCGACCGTTGGGAAGCTTGATGGTGTATAATCCCTTCCTCCAAAAATCTGTTTTAGGAGGTGGTCTGTCGAGATGTGAGAACAATTAGTAGTTGTATAGTGAGAGTTCAGTGAGTCTTACTTGAAGCGGATTTTCCCTCTAGAGTCTCTGTTGCCATGAGAGTCCTCGAATAGATCAATAGAAGAGACATAGCCCTCGCTCGAGAATGTTTGCCAAAGGATACGTGTGTTAATTTCCCTCGGAAGGTTGAATAGGTTCACAGCTACAGTATCCCAGAATGTCCATGGAGCCAGCAATAACTGGGCCGGCTGTTGTTGCAGCCGAGATGAATTCTGAGGCTGACGTGAGGTACCTTGACCGGGGCGGCCAAAGTCTCTCGAGCGGTTACCACGACGATTATGTGACATGGTGGTCAATGATCGCGATGATCGACGGTTGAAAGCGGAAGatgaggtggaagaggatgaaagagagggagaatgTGAACGTGAATGAAGGAAAGGGTCAGTTGTGTTGTGAAGGCAGCTCTCACTAGTGGTAAGGGCACGATGGGGACTGACACCAGTCTGGTATGTTGCAGTGGAAGAGCTTCTGTCCTCACTGCCCTTGTTAGTACTGGAGGAAGTCTGAGAGGAAGGCCCCAGCGTTGAAGACCGCTTGTGgtgcttctttccctttctaGATCTTTGCTTCCTAGATCCTCTCCCATGTTCACGTTCACTCAACTGAGGTTTTTCAGTTGCTCTTTGCATTTCTGCAATTTTTTGTTGTTGCCCGTGATCAGTATTTCCCTAGCAGTCCCTTCCCAAATCTACTTCACTTGTGTGGAAGGAAAGAGTAGATTATATGAGGTAAAGAAACACACTACTAAGATCAATGATatccaaagaaaacagggacaaaagaaaatgcaTCCCATCCACGCAGTGAACAAAGAACCCCCTACATCTTTAAATAACTCTACTTATTGTTGTACCATGATAATGCAGCCATTCTAATAGGGAGTTGACATGGCCCAAAGACCTTGATAACCCAGGAGGTTCGAACTTTTGACCTGTCGACTTTACAAGTTACTCGTGGAGGTCTGTACGTTTGCAAGTTGAATTACAGCCTGAAGTGAATTAATTTTACACCATAAGTGGGATATCAAAAGACTAGAACCTTTTCAAGCTGCTACTTCACATaatggatgttgttgtagatGTGATCTTTGTAGAAAGCAGCAACCTGTGATCACTGTCTTAATTTATTATGGACGAGAAAGTATTCTAAAAAATAACCTAAACAAAGCATGCCGATTTTAGTGTATCATTATTCATCAAAATTTCATCAGAAAGATAGACCCATCAGCATCAGATCTCGGGCTGAGGGTTGTGCTCATCAGTTGCctgggaaagagaagtgctggtgaaaagaaaatccttCGAAAATTCCAGATCCATATCCAGGTTTACATCCTGGAGGTGGTTCTCATTAGCACCACCGTAAGATTGGACGTCTTTGAACGATCCCCGTCGGTTAGAAATTgacttgttgttttcttgtgAACTGGGCTGGCTATTCTGATCTGTGTCTCCTAGCACCGTTCGGTCACGCGACTGCCTAGTACCACCTCTACGGTAAACTGGATGTCTCGCCTTGTTTTCGGTGCTCTCGTGGGACTCTGCTGGTAACTCGGCCACAGGGAAAGCGGTGATCCTAGATCTCTTCGGACTACGCCCGCCAAACTGGGACGTATCTGTCTCAAAAGACTGAGCAAGAATAATATCGGCTTGCGGCTGCGAACATTCATCCTCGGGATGCGTTTGTTGTTGTGTCACTGCCGCTTGCGACGGTCCCAGCGAAGATCTTGACCGCGATTGTCTGCCTGAGGTTGTCGTATTTGTAGTGTCGGGTTTCCAACCCATCACAGCCATTAGTCGGGTGATATGTTGCTGGGCCTCGGAAAATTCACGTGCTTTAGCTGCTCGCTCATCTCGTAGATGTTGCACCTATATCATAACCAGAGTTAACCGAAGGAGTAAAAACAATaggaagataaagaaacaaataaTCTAATAAAGCTCAAGAGGCATTCTTCTCCGtaccttcttttccaggtaCTGtatcctcttctcttttgtctGCAGCTCCCTACAGGCAGTAGAGGCAGCAGCCTGCATAGTAGCCTGTAACGTTgcgatctcctccttttgCTTTGTGCCCTACATGTCAAGTTAGAACAGTGCTCGAAATAAAACTATAATTCGAACGCCTTACCTCTGCAGCACTTGCAGACAATTGTACCTCGAATTGCTCCGTAAGAGTAGCTAACTCTCTTTTGAAATTCAGTTCAGCTTCACGGAGGGCGGATCTGATATTATCGGATTCCGAAACCTCTTCGTTTAACTGTAGGCCAGGTTCAGCAGCTTGTCAATAGATCCAGATAGTCTCGATGTATCCTACCTTGCTTTGTAAGGTTTCCATCAAGGTCTCTATATCTTCCTTGGCAGCCTGCAGTCGAGcgacctcctcatcctttcccGTTAGCAGTAACCGATATTCCTCTATGCATTCACGAAGCTTTGCCATGTCTTGCTCAAACATTGCATTTTGTTCAATAGCGGcgtctctctctttcgaCCTAGCGTCAAGCATCTGCTGTAGCCGGccactctcttccctttGTCGATGGGCATCTTCCTGTAACTGTTCTAGCTGCTCCTCTTTTTCTGCTACCGAGGCAATCAAATCCAGCTCTCTGGTTCTTGCGTTTTCTCGGTCCCGGTTGGCGGCCTCTTGGGAGTCGCGCCGTTGATCCTCTAGCTCTCCTCGTGCCGCATCAAGGCTTACTGTTAACTCCTCAATACGAGCAGATGCAGCTTCGGCATGAACTTCGAGACGAGACATGTTTTGTTGAAGCTCATCAATTGTTCTGGATGCTTGCTGCAACTGTAATCTCAGCTCGTCATTGTGTTTTTTCGCTTCCTGTGCTTCGAGCGATATCTTGCgtcgctcttcttcgacggCCCTTAAGGGAGCCTCAATACTGCCACAACGGCGTTCCAGATCATGGCATATTTCCTCAACTTTTTGCATCATGCTATCATGTGATGTGCGTGCGCTTAACATAAGGGTCTCTGATAATCCAGCTCTCCAGTCATTCCTTGAGTTAGGACGTTCATCATGGATCGTCAGAAATGAGACTGTTCCCCTAAGTTTGAGAGGCTTAATTTCGGAGTATGAACAGGTATTGTGGCATATCAGATTCCTGGCTTTGAACATAAACGCCCGAAAAGAATCGATGTGGGTCAAGTGGGAAGCGCCTTGATCTAGACTTGGTGAAAGCGAAGCCTGAAAATATAATGAGAATAGGTCGTAGAGCAATTCATTCTCTGACTCTGAAACGAATGTGTAGCATATAGTGGAGTTCTGGCATGATGGTAAGTAAGGCCGTCTTGGAAAGCTTTCGATTAGCTCATCGATGGATCCCTTAAGCCGGGTTAAAGTAGCCTCTGCTGCAGTAGTGCCAAAACCCTGTGAGACCACATTCTGTAACCCGATCACAAGTGATTGTGCCACGCGGATAGTATCCACATTAGCAGCATCTGCGGAGTGCCTGGTGCTTAATGTGGCAATCACATAATCCATGATCCTACACATCGCAGTCTGCCCCGGACAAAGCTTAAAGCACTTAGTATTGTTTTCTATAGGCGCATTGTTTTGACTTACCACATTCGCCTCTGCCAACCGTGAAATATATTCCTGAGGCAGTGCTGCTAGTATGCGTGTGCTGTTCTCTGACAAGAGCCAGTGCAAAGCAACTTCAGGTAATCCAGACGGCAAGGTGGCCGTTGGGAGGAGATAAACCAAGAACGTTATACCCTACAAGGATTGTTAATTGTGAGCGGTCCTCGATAATTTCTTGTTGTGTCTCGAATCATACCAGCATCTGCACTTCAGGATCGATATTATCCCTCGTGACTTTCTCGCAAAGCTTCGCAATCTTGGACGAGTTGCTCTGTATCCAAGACTCTCGCTGACTTCCCTCCACGGTCGCGCATATCTCAATTCCTAGTTTGATACTTTCCGCGGCCTGATCGGTCATCAGACTTTGGCAGCTCGTTGAGCAAGCAAGTATTACCCGCAGAACAACGAGATCTAACGTTTTCAGGCCGCGCTTTGCACCAAAGAAATGCCTAATGTTCTGTAACCAGCCAGGGACTTGCTGTGCGCTCTCATCGCCTCTAGGTACTCTCTGAGAAGATGCGATACGAGCAAAGGTAGCGAGGCAGAGGAGGTTGCCCATATGATCGTCCAGATTGCGTAGCGTTTTAGTGAGCTCTATTTGGAGGCTAGACATGATCTCCGGTGGGATGCCGTGGAGAACTCTCGGTGAGGACTGCAAGCCGGTCATGATCTTGTAAATGGGAAGGATCTTTTCCGCGCAGGGATTGTCCTCTGTTGTGCTGATTAGTTGCTTGAGGAAGGGCGCAAGCCGCGCGGGTGGGATAAAACCAGCCCGGAGAGGAGACGATAAGATTGCGGTGCAAACGGGTATATACTACACCAGTCAGCTTATTGAAAGTGAAATGTGCAAAGGTCCCatctgattgattggttATCAATTCATGAGATTCAAAGGGTGACTGACCTCGgtaccatcatcttccatagCCTTCTGGAGGAACTGGTCCAGGATACATGGATAACGCTCCAGTAAGCTGTCGCGAAAAGCAGATAGTGATGCTACGAGGTGTTAGCATGCTTCTGGTAAGTAAAACACATATGAACCTCTTACTGAATATGCTAATCAAATGCAAAGCGAAGCTGGAGCGAGACAGGCCGTCTACCAAAGCATCAACCAGAGCCCCTACCTGGCACGGCTTATGGGAAGCCCAGGAGCGGAGTGACACATTAGGTGTATG is a window from the Aspergillus oryzae RIB40 DNA, chromosome 6 genome containing:
- a CDS encoding DNA-directed DNA polymerase zeta catalytic subunit REV3 (DNA polymerase zeta, catalytic subunit), producing MEPFQVRLNCVDHYQAAPSEFDPPFPYRDPSTEKYDRPKVPVIRIFGATETGQRVCVHVHGAFPYLYVPYDGDLSPEEVRRAIRDLHISIDHALALSYRRNAYDKKAAFVAHITLVKGVPFYGYHVGYRFFFKVYLLSPIYTTRVADLLLQGAILKRSLQPYESHLQYIPQWMCDYSLYGCAYMKCSKVKFRSPVPEYLELTNLSHRWHDRSIQPDSISDASELPKQSHCPLEVDICVQDILNRLEVRERPIHHDFTEFLKPVDQNEKLVPSMEGLWKDETHRRKKRLGLADPDSSPFDPEELVSLSAATREQYKGEWIHEEEYRQLTLRAVAEERRQYGGGDVNVDDFLVQDPLGKDVKTVLESVEDLYPDNNNFPGLQAPQDLEIGESANEGAYTDENAALPVASDSSDDDNIADLFSEGNDEEERDVFDDPLADVFSELPSDEHREPNAPLAHTSTDYKPFFDRTEGSSSRHSTNSYAQGQLEHINSQAKIREDIRRAERTLKRSESEVIDHVHFNKRPNSFLSVMAPMIYETFNIPQNTRICCLRRPCPSPSEVLSTLSDYDYPAVIYDKAHYSDQGDVPDRPRDYAGREFRLQGSGIHYLPDFDPTGRSPAMLGEQTSILRDRQEQEQIDQHLRESCTSRVWEFAPVPPSRSEVIQWFESRQQEPKAETVQPERHLHEPNTKLNVLSQIEGPTQKNEYGFKYSQKGRSTSVEHQTQYMSIMSLEVHVNTRGVLAPNPEEDEISCISWCIQSDDEDLDVNSHLSGVRVGMVFQGEYDKPEETLSKALRIDLEHEPTELDLINRLVDLVRLYDPDIITGYEVHNGSWGYVIERARKKYDFDICDELSRVKSQAHGRFGKDADRWGFNHTSSIRVSGRHMINIWRAMRSELNLLQYSMENVVFHLLHRRIPHYSFRDLTEWYQSGKPRDLMKVVDYFVSRVQMNLEILESNELVPRISEQARLLGIDFYSVFSRGSQFKVESLMFRIAKPENFLLVSPSKKQVGQQNALECLPLVMEPQSDFYTSPLIVLDFQSLYPSIMIAYNYCYSTFLGRVHQWRGRDKMGFTEYQRQPRLLELFKDKINIAPNGMMYAKPEVRRSLLARMLAEILETRVMVKTGMKMDKDDKALQRLLNNRQLALKLIANVTYGYTSASFSGRMPCSEIADSIVQSGRETLEKAIALIHSVERWGAEVVYGDTDSLFVYLKGRTRDEAFDIGEEIAKAVTETNPSPVKLKFEKVYHPCVLLAKKRYVGFKYEHRDQKEPEFDAKGIETVRRDGTPAEQKIEEKALKLLFRTADLSQVKRYFQKQCTKILQGRVSIQDFCFAREVKLGTYSERGLPPPGALISTKKMLEDPRLEPQYGERVPYVVVTGAPGSRLIDRCVPPETLLHDAQLELDAEYYITKNIIPPLERIFNLVGANVRQWYDEMPKVQRIRRVEGTVTSTGKDARKTTLESYMKSSTCIVCKAKLDDTDVPVCAECIRQPHISLLDLVTRQRHAEKSVSDLLRVCRSCMGVPFGDEVKCDSKDCPVFYSRTRYVANWRHTKAVLDPVIKLLQDKSESELEW